The following nucleotide sequence is from Mesorhizobium sp. J8.
TCATGAATGCCGACATCGTGGTGAAGGCGGTCATGGTCGGGCTGGCCTTCGCTTCCCTGGTCACCTGGACGATCTGGCTCGCCAAGTCGCTGGAGGTCTTGGGCGGCAAGCTGAGGGCCCGTCGCGCCGCCGATGCGATCGGCAATGCTGCGACGCTGATGCAGGCCGGCCGGGAGCTTGGCCACAGCGGCGGTCCGGGCGCCCTTCTGGTGCGGGCGGCGGAAGAAGAGCGGGCGCTATCGGCCGGCGCGCTCGACCATGCCTCCGGCGACGGACTGAAGGAGCGCGTCGCCTCCCGGCTTTCGCGCATCGAGGCGGCGGCGGCCCGGCGCATGTCGCGCGGCACCGGCCTGCTCGCCACCATCGGCTCGACGGCGCCCTTCGTCGGCTTGTTCGGCACCGTGTGGGGCATCATGAATGCCTTCATCGGCATCTCGCAGGCGCAGACCACCAATCTCGCCGTGGTGGCGCCCGGCATCGCCGAGGCGCTGCTTGCGACCGCGATGGGCCTTGTGGCGGCCATCCCAGCTGTCGTCATCTACAATGTCTTCGCGCGTTCGATAGCCGGCTACAGGCAGATCCTTGCCGACGCCTCCGCCGGCGTCGAGCGGCTGGTCAGCCGCGACCTCGACTTCCGCACGGTGCCGCCGGCAACGGCGATGGCGGCGGAGTAGCGGCGATGGCGGCGCGCCTTCGCGAGACCTCCGGCGACGATCTCGAGGAAAGCCACGACATCAACGTCACGCCGTTCATCGATGTCATCCTGGTGCTTCTGATCATCTTCATGGTCGCGGCACCCCTCGCGACCGTCGACGTCAATGTCGACCTGCCCGGATCGACGGCGACGCCGGCGCCGCGGCCGGAGACGCCTTTGTTCCTGACCCTGAAAAGCGACCTCACGCTGGCGATCGGCAATGACAGCGTGCCGCGCCCGGCCTTTGCCGGAGTGCTCGACAGCCGCACCAGGGGCGACAAGCAGACGCGCATCTTCCTGCGCGCCGACAAGACGGTCGGCTATGGCGACCTGATGGAAGTCATGAACCTTTTGCGCCACGCCGGCTATCTCAAGGTCGCGCTGGTCGGCCTCGAAACCGCTGGCGGTGCCGGGCAGGCCACGCCCGGAACGCCTGCGGCCGGCGCCAACCCTTCCCCGGCGCCGGGTGGGAACCCGGCGCCATGACGGTCGCCGCTCTCTCCCGCATTTCCCGGCCGCGCTTCGGCGCCCGTGAGGCCGGCCTGTGGACGAGCGCGGCCGCGATCATCCTGGCCGCGCATGTGGCGGTCGCCTTCGCGGTGCAGAATTTGAGTTTCGCCGACATGCCCGATGGCGGTCCGCCACCGGCGCTGGCAGTCGAGATGGCGCCGCTGGCCGTCGCGCCCGCCACGCCGGAAGAGACGGCGCTGCTGGACACGCTGACACCGGAGCCGCCCGATGCGGCGGGCACGGAGAAGCCCGTCGAGATGAAACCGGTGACCGATCCCGCACCGACGGTGGAACAGGGCGAGCCCATAACCGAACAGCCATCCGATGCCGACGACACGCAACAGGCTGAGCAGGCCGCGCCGGCGGAACAGGCCGTTGCGGCGCTGAGCGAGCAGCAGCCTCTGGATGAGGTCGTGCCCGACCCGGTCGAGGCGATCGCGCCGGACGTGGTCATCCCGCTGCCGCAGCCGAAACCCGTGGAAGCCGAGGTGAAGGCGAAAAAGCCGGCCGAACCCGGGAAGAAGGCCGAGAAGAAGCCGGTCGAAAAGCCGAAGGAACGGGTGAAGAAGGAAAAGGCGCCCCCGCCCAGGGCGACGACCACTGCCAGCATCGACGCCAAGGCGGCGGCGAAGACGGCGGCGCCACTATCCTCGAACGCGGCGCCGCGCTTGAGCGTCAGCCCGTCGCGCTGGAATTCCAGCCTTGCGGCATGGATCAGGCGGCACACCCGCTATCCGACCGCGGCGCGCTCCAGGCGAGCCGAGGGCACGCCGAGCGTGACCTTCACGGTCGACACCTCCGGCAGGGTGGTCTCAGCGCGGCTGGCGCGATCCTCCGGCGACTCGGACCTCGACCGCGCGGCGCTCGCCGCCCTGCAGGGCGCCTCGGTGCCTGCGCCGCCGGCGGAACTCGGCGCGCGCGTCACCCGCACCGCGCCCTTCGTCTTCAGTCTGCGCAATTAGACGTCCCAGCATGCCGTCCAACTTTCAGGCTTGACTGGTGGACGGTACGGAATAGGGTAGCGCGCGAAAATACCGGCTTTGGTCGCCGGGCGGCAAGAACGCCTCGTATGCCTCGCCCATCCGGCGCTGGCTGCGGGGCTTTTTCATTTTTGGGGCCTCGCTTGAAGCGACGTATCGAGATCGGCATCCTCTATTCCCGGTCGGGCAGCTACCAGCTCGTCTCGGATGCCTGCCGCACCGGTGCGATGCGGGCGATCGCCGACATCAATGCCGATCGCGCGCAGACGATCGAGCTCGTTCCGGTCGAGCGCGATCCGCAAAGCAACGCCGACCGCTACGCGACGCTCTGCGAGGACATATTCCGCGCCAGCGGCGCCCGCCATGTCGTCGGCTGCATCACCTCCTGGAGCCGCAAGGAGACGATACCCGTGCTGGAGAAGGCGGGCGGCATGCTCTGGTACGCCTGCCCGTATGAAGGCTTCGAGGCCAACGAGCATGTCGTCTACATGCACGCCTGCCCAAACCAGCATCTGGTGCCGCTGATGGCGCATGTCGCGCCGCGCTTCGGCGCCGACGGTTTCCTGCTCGGCTCTAACTACATATGGGGCTGGGAGATGAACCGCGTCGCGCGCGACCTGATCGCCGACGCCGGCGGCAAGGTGCTCGGCGAACGCTACCTCCGCATCGGCGAGACCGATGTTTCGCGCCTGATCGAGGAAATCCGCGTCACGCGGCCGAACTTCATCCTGAACAACCTGATCGGCACCTCGTCCTACGCGTTCCTCGCCGCCTATCGCGAGCTGGGCCGCGAGGATGCCGCCTTCAGGCCCGACGCCTGCCCGGTGGTCTCGTGCAATCTCACCGAGGCCGAACTGCCGGCGATCGGCGAAACGGGCAAGGGCCATCTGTCGGCCGGGCCTTATTTCGCGCCGCGTCCGGCCGCCTTCGCCTCGTCTTTCGAGGCCTCCGCCTATGCCTCGGTGCAGGTGATGGCGGACGTGCTTGCCGGGAACCCAGACGCCGGCCCGGCGGAATTCGCGAAAGCCTTCGCCGAACGCCGCTTCGCGACGCGGCTGGGACCGATCGCCATCGACCCGAACACCCAGCATGCGACGCTGCCGGTCATCATCGGGCGCATTGCCGACGGCTTTTTCGAGGTGGTGAGCCGCGAGGAAGAGGTGGCGCCCGATCCCTATCTTTCGCGTTACGATCCGGCCAAGGCCTTCGGCCGTCCGCGGCTCCGGGTGGTGTCGTGAGCCGCGCCGCGCGCATCCCCAATCTCGGTGGCGCCAAGGCCTTCGTGCTGCATCGTCCGCACACGACGGTGCAGGCGATCACCAGGCAATTGTCGGCGATCGGCCTCGATGCGGCCGAGTGCTGGCCGCATCTGCCGACGGAGGCGCTGGCGGCGGATTTCGTCTTCTTCGACGCCGATCTCGGCTTCGACGAGCAGTTCCCGTGGAAGCCCGGCGAGGCGCCGATGCCGCTGGTGGCGCTGATCGGCTCGGAAGCGCCGGGCCGCATCGAGTGGGCGCTGTCGCACAATGCCGACGCGCAATTGCTGAAACCGGTGGGCACCGCCGGCGTCTACAGCGCGCTGCTCATCGCCCGGCAAAGCTTCGAGGCGCGAAAGCGGCTTGCCGGCGAGATCGCGTCGCTGCGCCAGCGGGTCGGCGAGCGCCAGACCATCGTGCGCGCGGTCGCCGCCCTGTCCAAAGGCTGCGACGACGACCGCGCCTACGCACAGCTCAGGTCGCTGGCGATGAGCTGGCAGATCAGCGTCGAGGAAGCGGCGCGGCGCATCGTGGCGATGACCGAGGCGGAGGGCGGCGATGACCAATCCCATCGCGCCTGACCTTCCGGCCGGCGGGATGCCGGTAAAGCCCCGCGCCGGCGTCTTGCGCAGGCTGGTCAAGCGGCCGCTGGCGCTGCTCGGGCTCCTCATCGTCGCCATCGTCGTCGCCGGCGCCATCCTCGCCCCATGGCTGACCGGCTACGATCCCAACGAGCAGATGTTCGACGGCCTGACGCTCGAAGGCTCGCCATTGCCGCCGAATGCCAAGTTCTGGCTGGGCACCGACCTGCTCGGCCGCGACCTGTTGACCCGCATCCTGTTCGGCGCCCGCACCTCGCTGATCATCGGCATCGTCGCCAATGGCGTGGCGCTTCTGATTGGTACGCTGGTCGGGGTCACGGCCGGTTATTTCCGCGGCTGGATCGGCAGCGCGCTGATGCGCTTCACCGACCTGATGATGGCCTTCCCGGCGCTGCTTTTGGCCATCTGCCTGGCGGCAGTGTTCGAGCCGAGCCTCTGGATCGTCGCCATGGTCATCGCGCTGGTCAACTGGGTGCAGACCGCGCGCGTCATCTACACCGAAACCTCCTCGCTCTCCGAGCGCGAATTCATCGATGCCGAGCGCACGATCGGCGCCAGCGCCCCGCGCATCCTGTTGCGCCACATCCTGCCGCATCTTCTGCCGACTATCATCGTCTGGGGCACGCTCGGCATCTCGACCACGGTGCTGCTCGAAGCCACGCTCAGCTATCTCGGCATCGGCGTGCAGCCGCCGACCGCCTCCTGGGGCAACATCATCTTCGAGAACCAGACCTATTTCCAGGCCGCGCCCTGGCTGGTGTTCTTCCCCGGCGCCGCGATCCTGGCGCTGGCGCTGGCCTTCAACCTGATCGGCGACGCACTGCGCGACATCCTCGACCCGACGCAAAGAGGGCGGGAATGATGGGAGGCCGCTTATGATCGCCTATCTCGGCCGCCGGCTCATCCAGTCGCTGCTCATCCTGCTCGGCGTCTCGCTGATCACCTTCGCGCTGCTCTATCTTTTGCCGGCCGATCCGGTACGCCAGATCGCCGGGCGCAGCGCCACGCCCGAAACGGTGGAGAACATCCGCCGTCAGCTCGGCCTCGACCAGCCCTTCATCGTCCAGTACTGGCATTATCTCGCAAGGCTGCTCGGCGGCGATCTCGGCCGCTCCTACATCCAGCGCTCGGAAGTCACCGAACTGATCGTCTCGCGGCTGCCGGCGAGCCTGCTTCTGATGGTCGGCGCCATCCTGTGCGAGCTGGCGATCGGCCTCACCATGGGGCTCGTCGCCGCAGTCAGGCGTGGAAGTGCGACCGACCAGACCCTGATGGTCGCCTCCTTCGTTGGCGTCTCGGCGCCGCAATTCGTCGTCGGCCTGCTCCTGCTCTACGTCTTCGCTGTCAGGCTCGGCTGGTTCCCGATCGGCGGCTACGGCACTTGGCGCCACCTCGTGCTGCCTTCGCTGACCATGGGCATCCTCGGCGCCGGGTGGTACGCGCGCATGATGCGCTCGTCGATGATCGACGTGCTGCGCCAGGACTACATGCGCACCGCCCGCGCCAAGGGCCTGGCGCGCGGCGCCATCCTGTTCCGCCACGCGCTGCCCAACGCCATCCTGCCGGTCGTCGCCATGATCGGCATCGACATCGGCGTCTTTATGGGCGGCATCGTGGTGGTCGAAAGCGTGTTCGGCTGGCCCGGCATCGGCCAGCTCGCCTGGCAGGCCATCCAGCGCGTCGACATCCCCATCATCATGGGCGTTACCCTGGTCTCGGCCTTCGCCATCGTGCTCGGCAACCTGCTGGCCGACGTCATCGCGCCCTTCATCGACCCCAGAATTAAACTGAGATGAGCATCAAACTGAGATGACATGAAAAACAACCGGAGAAAGGGAACACCGACATGAGACGATTTCTGGCATCCACAGTGGCCGCGTCGGCGCTTGCGCTGATGCTCGGCATGGCCGGCGCGCGCGCCGACGACGCCGTCGACCCGAACATCAAACAGGGCGGCGCCATCACCATCACCTACAAGGACGACGTCGCCACGCTCGATCCGGCGATCGGCTACGACTGGCAGAACTGGTCGATGATCAAGAGCCTGTTCGACGGGCTGATGGACTATGAGCCCGGCACCACCAAGCTCAAGCCAGACCTCGCCGAGAGCTACGAGATCTCGCCGGACGGCAAGACCTTCACCTTCAAGCTGCGCCACGGCGTCAAGTTCCACAACGGCCGCGAGATGACCGCCGACGACGTCAAATATTCGCTCGACCGCGTCACCAATCCGAAGACGCAGAGCCCGGGCGCCGGCTTCTTCGGCTCGATCAAGGGCTATGACGAAGTCGCCGCCGGCAAGGCCGACAGCCTCTCCGGCGTCACCGTGGTCGACCCCTACACGATCAAGTTCGAGCTGACCCGGCCGGACGCCACCTTCCTGCATGTCATGGCGATCAACTTCTCGCATGTCGTGCCGAAGGAGGAGGTCGAGAAATACGGCGCCGATTTCGGCAAGCACCCGGTCGGCACCGGCGCCTTCAAGCTCGCCGAATGGACGCTCGGCCAGCGCATCGTCTTCGAGCGCAATCCCGACTACTGGCACAAGGGCCTGCCGCATCTCGACAAGATCACCTTCGAGATCGGCCAGGAGCCGATCGTGGCGCTGCTGCGCCTGCAGAAGGGCGAGATCGACGTGCCCGGCGACGGCATCCCGCCCGCCAAGTTCCAGGAGGTGATGAACGACCCGGAACAGAAGGCGCGCGTCGTGGTGGGCGGCCAACTGCACACCGGCTACATCACCATGAACACCACCATGGCGCCCTTCGACAACGTCAAGGTGCGCCAGGCCGTCAACATGGCGATCAACAAGGACCGTATCGTCCAGATGATCAACAACCGCGCGGTGCCGGCCAACCAGCCGTTGCCGCCCTCGATGCCCGGCTACGACAAGGCCTTCAAGGGCTACGCCTATGACGTCGCCAAGGCCAAGGCGCTGCTGGCCGAGGCTGGCCATCCCGACGGCTTCGAGACGCAGCTCTTCGCCATGAACACCGACCCCAATCCGCGCATCGCCCAGGCGATCCAGCAGGACCTGGCGGCAATCGGCATCAAGGCCAGCATCCAGTCGCTCGCCCAGGCCAACGTGATCGCCGCCGGCGGCGACAAGGCCGGCGCGCCGATGATCTGGTCGGGCGGCATGGCCTGGATCGCCGACTTCCCGGATCCGTCCAACTTCTACGGCCCGATCCTCGGCTGCGCCGGCGCGGTTCCGGGCGGCTGGAACTGGTCGTGGTATTGCAACAAGGACCTCGACGCCAAGGCGGCCGAGGCGGACTCCGTCGTGGATCCGGCCAAATCGGAGGAGCGGGAAAAGATGTGGAGCGCGATCTACGACAAGATCATGGAGGACGCGCCCTGGGCGCCGGTCTTCAACGAGCAGCGTTTCACGCTGAAATCAGGCCGCATGGGCGGCGCCGACAATCTCTATGTCGACCCGGTCCATATCCCGATCAACTACGACAATGTGTATGTGAAAGATGTGCAGTAACTGCGACTACACCATCCACGGGCGCCATCACCATTTCGGCTGGGACAATTCCTTCGCCCCGGCCGAGCGGGTGGCGCCCGGCTCGACGATCGAGTTTCAGTGCCTGGATTCGTCCGGCGGTCAGCTCAAGGCGGACAGCACGGTCGCCGACATCGCCAAGCTCGATTTCGGCCAGATCAACCCTGTAACCGGGCCGATCTTCGTCGAGGGCGCCGAGCCCGGCGATGCGCTGAAGGTGACGATCGAGATGTTCAAACCGTCCGGCTTCGGCTGGACGGCGAACATTCCGGGCTTCGGCCTGCTCGCCGACGACTTCAAGGAACCGGCGCTCGCCATCTGGAAATATGACGCCGCCTCGCTCGAGCCCGCTCTGTTCGGCACACATAGCCGCGTGCCGCTGAAGCCTTTCGCCGGCACGATCGGCAACGCTCCGGGCGAGAAGGGCCATCATTCGGTGGTGCCGCCGCGGCGCGTCGGCGGCAATCTCGACATTCGCGACCTCGCCGCCGGCACCACGCTCTATCTTCCGGTGGAAGTGGCGGGCGCGCTGTTCTCGGTCGGCGACACCCATGCCGCACAGGGCGACGGCGAAGTGTGCGGCACCGCCATCGAAAGCCCGATGGACGTGGTTTTGAAACTCGACCTGGTCAAGGACGCGCGGCTGAAGACGCCGCGTTTCACCACGCCCGGCCCGGTGACGCGCCACCTCGACGCCAAGGGCTACGAGGTGACGACCGGGATCGGGCCAGACCTGATGGCGGGTGCCAAAGAGGCCGTCGCCCAAATGGTCGACCTGCTGTCCGCCCGTTACAAGCTCGACCCGGTCGACGCCTATATGCTGGTCTCCGTCTGCGGCGATCTCCGGATCAGCGAGATCGTCGACATGCCGAACTGGGTCGTGTCGTTCTACTTCCCGCGCTGCGTGTTCGAATGAGCGCAGGCGTGGTCGACGAACGCGCTGATGCCGCCGCAAGGACGGCCGCGGGGCCGGTGCTCGAAATCACCGGCCTCTGCGTCGGCGTGCGCGGCGAGGACGGCGAGCGCGAGGTGGTGTCCGGCCTGTCGCTGTCGCTCAACCGCGGCGAGACGCTGTGCATCGCCGGCGAGTCCGGCTCCGGCAAGTCGATGACGGCGCTGGCGATCATGCGGCTCCTGCCGCAGCCGGCCGGCCGCATTGCCGCGGGCACGATCCGGCTCTTCGACAGGGATCGCGGCGCCATCGAGCTGACCGCCCTCGACGAACGGCGCATGCGCGATATTCGCGGCGACCGCATCACCATGATCTTCCAGGAGCCGATGACCTCGCTCAATCCGGTGCTGTCGATCGGCCGGCAGCTCACCGAATCGATCGAGGCGCATACCGGTCTCTCACACGCCGAGGCGCAACGGCGCGCCGTCGAGGCGCTGAAAGCGGTTCGCATCTCCGAAGCCGAAAGCCGGCTGAAGCAGTTTCCGCACGAATTGTCGGGCGGCATGCGCCAGCGGGTGATGATCGCCATGGCGCTGGCGCTCGAGCCCGACGTGCTGATCGCCGACGAGCCGACGACCGCGCTCGACGTCACCGTGCAGGGCGAGGTTCTGGAGCTGCTGCGCGACCTGCAGCGCCAGCACGGCACCAGCGTCATCCTGATCACCCACGACATGGGCGTCGTCGCCGAAATGGCCGATCGCGTCATCGTCATGCGCAATGGCCGCATGGTCGAAGAGGGCGCCACCGCCGATATTTTCGCCAGGCCGCGGGCGGCCTACACGCAAGAGCTCCTCGCGGCGGTCCCGCGCATCGGCTCGGGCACCGGGCGGCGCGACACGGGCGATGCCGCCGGCGCGACCGGTCAGGACAAGGTGGCGGTGGTGAACGACCTCCATGTCCGCTTCGACCTGCGCGGCGGCTTCTTCGGCCGTGTCAACCGGCGGGTGCATGCCGTCGAGGGCGTCTCCTTCTCGATCGCGCCGGCCGAGACGCTGGCGCTGGTCGGCGAATCCGGCTGCGGCAAGTCCACCACCGCCAAGGCGCTCGCCGGCCTCGTGCCCTATACGGGCGGCGTGACGATCGGCGGCCGCGAACTCTCCGGGCTTGCCGGCGA
It contains:
- a CDS encoding acetamidase/formamidase family protein, translated to MCSNCDYTIHGRHHHFGWDNSFAPAERVAPGSTIEFQCLDSSGGQLKADSTVADIAKLDFGQINPVTGPIFVEGAEPGDALKVTIEMFKPSGFGWTANIPGFGLLADDFKEPALAIWKYDAASLEPALFGTHSRVPLKPFAGTIGNAPGEKGHHSVVPPRRVGGNLDIRDLAAGTTLYLPVEVAGALFSVGDTHAAQGDGEVCGTAIESPMDVVLKLDLVKDARLKTPRFTTPGPVTRHLDAKGYEVTTGIGPDLMAGAKEAVAQMVDLLSARYKLDPVDAYMLVSVCGDLRISEIVDMPNWVVSFYFPRCVFE
- the exbB gene encoding tonB-system energizer ExbB; its protein translation is MSWNGLFAALAASLILSTGIARAQEQPPVQAPAQRPAAPAVQAPAEQSPRATAAPAPRATAAQAPAAAPADPAIQPAASGAAGQEPSISLALPHDLSPWGMFMNADIVVKAVMVGLAFASLVTWTIWLAKSLEVLGGKLRARRAADAIGNAATLMQAGRELGHSGGPGALLVRAAEEERALSAGALDHASGDGLKERVASRLSRIEAAAARRMSRGTGLLATIGSTAPFVGLFGTVWGIMNAFIGISQAQTTNLAVVAPGIAEALLATAMGLVAAIPAVVIYNVFARSIAGYRQILADASAGVERLVSRDLDFRTVPPATAMAAE
- a CDS encoding ABC transporter ATP-binding protein, translating into MSAGVVDERADAAARTAAGPVLEITGLCVGVRGEDGEREVVSGLSLSLNRGETLCIAGESGSGKSMTALAIMRLLPQPAGRIAAGTIRLFDRDRGAIELTALDERRMRDIRGDRITMIFQEPMTSLNPVLSIGRQLTESIEAHTGLSHAEAQRRAVEALKAVRISEAESRLKQFPHELSGGMRQRVMIAMALALEPDVLIADEPTTALDVTVQGEVLELLRDLQRQHGTSVILITHDMGVVAEMADRVIVMRNGRMVEEGATADIFARPRAAYTQELLAAVPRIGSGTGRRDTGDAAGATGQDKVAVVNDLHVRFDLRGGFFGRVNRRVHAVEGVSFSIAPAETLALVGESGCGKSTTAKALAGLVPYTGGVTIGGRELSGLAGEARKAVRRDVQMVFQDPYASLDPRMRVGDLVAEPLLIHGIGSRQERRERVAALFERVGLSPQQMELYPHEFSGGQRQRICIARALALRPKLIIADESVSALDVSVQARVLDLLKELQREFGVAYLFISHDMAVVENISDRVAVMYLGQIVEIGSRDQVFSNPRHPYTRRLIEAVPVPDPSRRRARFARLDREIPSATRRIGETVPKLLLKDFGGGHLAAISD
- a CDS encoding transporter substrate-binding protein — translated: MKRRIEIGILYSRSGSYQLVSDACRTGAMRAIADINADRAQTIELVPVERDPQSNADRYATLCEDIFRASGARHVVGCITSWSRKETIPVLEKAGGMLWYACPYEGFEANEHVVYMHACPNQHLVPLMAHVAPRFGADGFLLGSNYIWGWEMNRVARDLIADAGGKVLGERYLRIGETDVSRLIEEIRVTRPNFILNNLIGTSSYAFLAAYRELGREDAAFRPDACPVVSCNLTEAELPAIGETGKGHLSAGPYFAPRPAAFASSFEASAYASVQVMADVLAGNPDAGPAEFAKAFAERRFATRLGPIAIDPNTQHATLPVIIGRIADGFFEVVSREEEVAPDPYLSRYDPAKAFGRPRLRVVS
- a CDS encoding ANTAR domain-containing response regulator, which codes for MSRAARIPNLGGAKAFVLHRPHTTVQAITRQLSAIGLDAAECWPHLPTEALAADFVFFDADLGFDEQFPWKPGEAPMPLVALIGSEAPGRIEWALSHNADAQLLKPVGTAGVYSALLIARQSFEARKRLAGEIASLRQRVGERQTIVRAVAALSKGCDDDRAYAQLRSLAMSWQISVEEAARRIVAMTEAEGGDDQSHRA
- the exbD gene encoding TonB system transport protein ExbD, with protein sequence MAARLRETSGDDLEESHDINVTPFIDVILVLLIIFMVAAPLATVDVNVDLPGSTATPAPRPETPLFLTLKSDLTLAIGNDSVPRPAFAGVLDSRTRGDKQTRIFLRADKTVGYGDLMEVMNLLRHAGYLKVALVGLETAGGAGQATPGTPAAGANPSPAPGGNPAP
- a CDS encoding TonB family protein — protein: MTVAALSRISRPRFGAREAGLWTSAAAIILAAHVAVAFAVQNLSFADMPDGGPPPALAVEMAPLAVAPATPEETALLDTLTPEPPDAAGTEKPVEMKPVTDPAPTVEQGEPITEQPSDADDTQQAEQAAPAEQAVAALSEQQPLDEVVPDPVEAIAPDVVIPLPQPKPVEAEVKAKKPAEPGKKAEKKPVEKPKERVKKEKAPPPRATTTASIDAKAAAKTAAPLSSNAAPRLSVSPSRWNSSLAAWIRRHTRYPTAARSRRAEGTPSVTFTVDTSGRVVSARLARSSGDSDLDRAALAALQGASVPAPPAELGARVTRTAPFVFSLRN
- a CDS encoding ABC transporter permease; this translates as MTNPIAPDLPAGGMPVKPRAGVLRRLVKRPLALLGLLIVAIVVAGAILAPWLTGYDPNEQMFDGLTLEGSPLPPNAKFWLGTDLLGRDLLTRILFGARTSLIIGIVANGVALLIGTLVGVTAGYFRGWIGSALMRFTDLMMAFPALLLAICLAAVFEPSLWIVAMVIALVNWVQTARVIYTETSSLSEREFIDAERTIGASAPRILLRHILPHLLPTIIVWGTLGISTTVLLEATLSYLGIGVQPPTASWGNIIFENQTYFQAAPWLVFFPGAAILALALAFNLIGDALRDILDPTQRGRE
- a CDS encoding ABC transporter substrate-binding protein, which encodes MRRFLASTVAASALALMLGMAGARADDAVDPNIKQGGAITITYKDDVATLDPAIGYDWQNWSMIKSLFDGLMDYEPGTTKLKPDLAESYEISPDGKTFTFKLRHGVKFHNGREMTADDVKYSLDRVTNPKTQSPGAGFFGSIKGYDEVAAGKADSLSGVTVVDPYTIKFELTRPDATFLHVMAINFSHVVPKEEVEKYGADFGKHPVGTGAFKLAEWTLGQRIVFERNPDYWHKGLPHLDKITFEIGQEPIVALLRLQKGEIDVPGDGIPPAKFQEVMNDPEQKARVVVGGQLHTGYITMNTTMAPFDNVKVRQAVNMAINKDRIVQMINNRAVPANQPLPPSMPGYDKAFKGYAYDVAKAKALLAEAGHPDGFETQLFAMNTDPNPRIAQAIQQDLAAIGIKASIQSLAQANVIAAGGDKAGAPMIWSGGMAWIADFPDPSNFYGPILGCAGAVPGGWNWSWYCNKDLDAKAAEADSVVDPAKSEEREKMWSAIYDKIMEDAPWAPVFNEQRFTLKSGRMGGADNLYVDPVHIPINYDNVYVKDVQ
- a CDS encoding ABC transporter permease, producing the protein MIAYLGRRLIQSLLILLGVSLITFALLYLLPADPVRQIAGRSATPETVENIRRQLGLDQPFIVQYWHYLARLLGGDLGRSYIQRSEVTELIVSRLPASLLLMVGAILCELAIGLTMGLVAAVRRGSATDQTLMVASFVGVSAPQFVVGLLLLYVFAVRLGWFPIGGYGTWRHLVLPSLTMGILGAGWYARMMRSSMIDVLRQDYMRTARAKGLARGAILFRHALPNAILPVVAMIGIDIGVFMGGIVVVESVFGWPGIGQLAWQAIQRVDIPIIMGVTLVSAFAIVLGNLLADVIAPFIDPRIKLR